In the genome of Treponema pedis, one region contains:
- the ruvA gene encoding Holliday junction branch migration protein RuvA encodes MFNSIRGILTGKTLESVYVETSGVEWEIFVSALALDNFGIIGKEVKVYTWLYHREEQMRLFGFPTVAERSLFLDLTKVDGVGPRQAIKIMSGLNASILEQALEEGDLEKLQKVPGIGKKTAQKMILALKGKLTSSDTGTGKIQTGKKPEFEDIINALTEMGFERRAAVIQVETIAEELKTAGGTIKENEQEIFRRAIVALS; translated from the coding sequence ATGTTTAACAGTATAAGAGGAATTCTTACCGGCAAAACTTTAGAATCGGTGTATGTAGAAACCTCGGGAGTTGAGTGGGAAATTTTCGTTTCCGCTTTAGCCTTGGACAACTTCGGAATTATAGGGAAAGAAGTAAAGGTTTATACATGGTTATATCATCGTGAAGAACAAATGAGATTATTCGGCTTTCCGACCGTTGCGGAACGCTCCCTATTTTTGGATTTAACAAAGGTTGACGGAGTAGGCCCGCGTCAAGCCATTAAAATTATGTCGGGATTAAACGCTTCAATACTTGAACAGGCTTTGGAAGAAGGAGATTTGGAAAAACTGCAAAAAGTGCCGGGCATAGGCAAAAAAACGGCTCAAAAAATGATTCTTGCATTAAAAGGAAAGCTTACATCTTCCGACACAGGTACCGGAAAAATTCAAACAGGTAAAAAACCGGAATTTGAAGATATAATAAACGCTTTAACCGAAATGGGCTTTGAACGCCGGGCAGCTGTAATACAAGTTGAAACAATTGCGGAAGAATTAAAAACCGCAGGGGGAACAATCAAAGAAAACGAACAGGAAATTTTCCG
- the ruvC gene encoding crossover junction endodeoxyribonuclease RuvC: MKKQQLIPCVIGIDPGLANTGYGIIEFSQNKFKCIEYGSITTASDMPQGERLLIIFNKISELVKKYKPAEAGIETVYFAKNVTSAITVSEAKGVVLLALAQNGISVSEYAPNAIKKAVTGIAQAEKAQVQNAVKIILGLAAVPKPDHAADALAAAITKINLGDVRRTDFYV; this comes from the coding sequence ATGAAAAAACAACAACTTATACCCTGCGTTATAGGTATAGACCCCGGTCTTGCAAATACGGGCTACGGAATTATAGAATTTTCTCAAAATAAATTTAAATGTATTGAATACGGTTCAATAACAACCGCGTCCGATATGCCGCAAGGAGAGAGGCTTTTAATTATTTTTAACAAAATTTCGGAATTGGTAAAAAAATATAAACCGGCCGAGGCTGGGATAGAAACCGTTTACTTTGCAAAAAATGTTACAAGTGCAATAACCGTTTCCGAAGCGAAAGGCGTTGTTTTACTTGCTCTTGCGCAAAACGGAATAAGTGTGTCGGAATACGCTCCCAATGCAATAAAAAAAGCCGTAACGGGGATTGCCCAAGCTGAAAAAGCGCAAGTACAAAATGCCGTAAAAATAATTTTAGGTTTAGCTGCCGTTCCTAAACCGGACCATGCAGCAGATGCTCTTGCGGCCGCAATTACAAAAATAAATTTAGGAGATGTAAGGAGAACTGATTTTTATGTTTAA
- a CDS encoding Rpn family recombination-promoting nuclease/putative transposase → MKTFEELTIVDDFIFYHVMQEPSVCKDLINIVLCNKISTVTEIGYQKVIADAGNAKGIRLDVWAKDEKGNIYDIEMQAIDKKDLARRMRYYQSAIDLGSLEKGKLYNDLTDSFIIFFCPFDYLNRGLPIYTFKTVCTESPDILLEDGINKIIVNSKASEKAGTAELKAFLEYMNGKTSKTVFTKKLDNLIKEIKQNEARRKEYMRMISILDEAKYYAIKEGHEQGMAQGMAQGIAQGIAQGIAQGIAQGITQGKMEGLRQTAKLMKNNNYDISEIVKLTGLSQAEIEAL, encoded by the coding sequence ATGAAAACATTTGAAGAATTGACAATCGTTGACGATTTTATATTTTATCATGTTATGCAAGAACCGTCGGTATGCAAAGACTTAATCAATATAGTACTCTGTAACAAAATTTCTACCGTAACGGAAATCGGCTATCAAAAGGTCATTGCCGATGCGGGAAATGCCAAAGGTATACGGCTTGACGTATGGGCAAAGGACGAAAAAGGAAATATCTATGATATAGAAATGCAGGCTATTGACAAAAAGGATTTAGCACGGCGTATGCGATACTATCAGTCTGCTATAGACCTCGGCAGCCTTGAAAAAGGAAAACTGTATAATGATTTAACAGATTCATTTATAATCTTTTTTTGTCCCTTTGATTATCTTAACAGGGGTTTACCTATATACACCTTTAAAACCGTCTGTACGGAATCACCCGATATTCTATTGGAAGACGGAATAAATAAAATTATCGTAAACAGCAAGGCCTCGGAAAAAGCCGGAACTGCAGAGCTTAAAGCCTTTTTGGAGTATATGAACGGGAAAACAAGCAAAACGGTTTTTACCAAAAAACTCGATAATTTAATAAAAGAAATAAAGCAAAATGAAGCAAGGAGGAAAGAATATATGAGAATGATAAGCATACTGGATGAAGCCAAATACTATGCAATTAAAGAAGGTCATGAACAAGGTATGGCTCAGGGGATGGCACAAGGTATAGCTCAGGGTATAGCTCAGGGTATAGCTCAGGGTATAGCTCAGGGAATAACGCAGGGAAAAATGGAAGGTTTACGACAAACGGCAAAACTAATGAAAAATAACAATTATGATATTTCTGAAATAGTTAAACTGACCGGTCTTTCCCAAGCGGAAATAGAAGCATTATAA
- a CDS encoding insulinase family protein → MSELIYGFEIISKNPLPEFNAVGVYARHKKTGLELYHILNDDEENLFSYNFMTSSPNSTGVAHIIEHTVLCGSKNYPLKDPFMVLVKQSVNTFLNAMTYPDKTVYPASSVVEADYFNLMSVYGDAVFFPNLAEWAFKQEGHRFEIGEDGRVSVQGVVLNEMRANYSDFDGVMYDAATASICKGSIYEKDSGGSPLEIPDLTYEEYKAFHKKYYHPVNCRIFLMGNIPTEKQMKFLEEKFLSKFEAAEKPDFVPPIKPYKKPLTFSVPAPASESDDGTKESAVLNWLLPETFDTEKLMQAFLIGEILIGHNGAYLNKILLESGICEDLYAYNGVSKSIRNITFTFGIKDAKRGKHDEFKNTVFNALRKLVKDGISKKEIETAIHSIDFSNREIKRNYGPFGITLMERAMNGWTYGHNPESTIQYTKTFKKIKKDIETENRYVENLIQKYLIDNNHYALTIVYPDKEFCKRLDKSLEKRAEMFEKTLSEKERRAMLEEQEKADKFKQTPDSLEHLALIPSISKKDLPPLPKPAPEELIFIKEVPVVLHEQPTNEIGYFQIAFPIDNLSDDEYKYIPLLTSCMLNMSTDKLTWSEASSKAANLLGGFGASAAVFSMSPCKDVPILKNTNKLSIEQIAGRDWITVSGKMLGELIPETMDFVFEPFKDGFIFG, encoded by the coding sequence ATGAGTGAACTGATTTACGGATTTGAAATTATAAGTAAAAATCCCTTACCGGAATTTAATGCCGTAGGCGTTTATGCACGCCACAAAAAAACAGGCTTGGAACTTTATCATATTTTAAATGACGATGAAGAGAATTTATTTTCATATAATTTTATGACTTCCTCGCCCAATTCCACCGGAGTCGCACATATAATAGAGCATACGGTTTTATGCGGCTCGAAAAATTATCCGCTAAAAGACCCTTTTATGGTTTTAGTAAAGCAAAGCGTAAACACTTTTTTAAATGCAATGACTTATCCGGATAAAACCGTGTATCCTGCAAGCTCCGTCGTTGAAGCCGATTATTTTAATTTAATGTCCGTGTACGGCGATGCCGTATTCTTTCCGAATCTTGCAGAATGGGCCTTTAAACAGGAAGGGCACCGCTTTGAAATAGGAGAAGACGGAAGAGTAAGCGTACAGGGCGTTGTTTTAAATGAAATGAGGGCAAACTATTCGGACTTTGACGGAGTTATGTATGATGCTGCAACCGCATCAATTTGCAAGGGAAGTATATACGAAAAAGACTCAGGGGGGAGTCCCTTGGAAATTCCTGACCTTACTTATGAAGAATACAAGGCTTTCCACAAAAAATATTACCACCCCGTAAACTGCCGCATATTTTTAATGGGAAATATTCCTACGGAAAAACAAATGAAATTCTTAGAAGAAAAATTTCTTTCAAAATTTGAAGCTGCCGAAAAACCCGACTTTGTTCCGCCCATTAAACCTTATAAAAAACCTCTTACCTTTTCGGTTCCCGCTCCGGCAAGTGAAAGCGATGACGGTACAAAAGAATCCGCAGTGCTTAATTGGCTTTTACCTGAAACCTTCGATACCGAAAAACTGATGCAAGCTTTTTTAATCGGCGAAATTCTGATAGGACATAACGGGGCTTACTTAAATAAAATATTACTTGAGTCCGGAATATGTGAAGACTTATATGCCTATAACGGAGTAAGTAAAAGTATACGAAATATTACTTTTACATTCGGAATAAAAGATGCAAAGCGCGGAAAACATGATGAATTTAAAAATACGGTGTTTAACGCTTTACGTAAATTGGTAAAAGACGGAATAAGTAAAAAAGAAATAGAAACTGCAATTCATTCCATAGATTTCAGTAACCGAGAAATAAAAAGAAATTACGGGCCTTTCGGAATTACGCTTATGGAGCGCGCTATGAACGGCTGGACATACGGACATAATCCCGAAAGCACTATTCAATATACTAAGACGTTTAAAAAAATTAAAAAAGATATTGAAACTGAAAATCGTTATGTAGAAAATTTAATTCAAAAATATTTAATAGACAATAATCACTATGCTCTTACAATAGTATACCCGGACAAGGAGTTTTGCAAACGCTTGGATAAAAGCTTGGAAAAACGAGCCGAAATGTTTGAAAAAACTCTTTCCGAAAAAGAGCGCCGAGCTATGCTTGAAGAACAGGAAAAGGCGGATAAGTTTAAACAAACTCCCGATAGCCTAGAACATCTTGCACTTATTCCGAGTATTTCAAAAAAAGATTTACCGCCCCTGCCCAAACCGGCTCCTGAGGAGCTTATCTTTATAAAAGAAGTTCCCGTTGTTCTTCACGAACAGCCTACAAATGAAATCGGCTATTTTCAAATAGCATTTCCCATAGATAATCTGTCCGATGACGAGTATAAGTATATACCGCTTTTAACATCTTGTATGCTGAATATGAGTACCGATAAATTAACATGGAGTGAAGCATCTTCAAAAGCAGCCAATTTACTCGGAGGTTTCGGAGCAAGTGCCGCCGTATTTTCTATGAGTCCGTGCAAAGATGTTCCTATTTTAAAAAATACAAACAAATTAAGTATAGAACAAATTGCGGGAAGAGATTGGATAACGGTTTCGGGAAAAATGCTCGGCGAGTTAATTCCGGAAACAATGGACTTTGTATTCGAGCCTTTTAAAGACGGTTTCATTTTCGGATAA
- the guaA gene encoding glutamine-hydrolyzing GMP synthase, protein MNTDERILIVDFGGQYNQLIARRVRELNVYSEIVNYKNAISAAAENKPVGIIFTGGPNSVYEKDAPKPDKKIFDMGIPILGICYGMQVMADCLGGSVEKALKNEFGKTETIFNLSHPLFKNIKQNSAVWMSHIDSAANLPSGFIPIAETLNTKNAAMANDVKKLYGIQFHAEVEHTEEGKKIIENFLSICGAKRSWNMKSFLNDAVKEVQDTAKDGKILLALSGGVDSSVLAALLNKAVGKNLTCIFVDHGLMRKNEGDEVETVFANSEMNFIRVNAKKRFLDKLRSVTEPEKKRKIIGEEFIRVFEEEAKKLGTIDFLAQGTIYADIVESGINGSAVIKSHHNVGGLPENIGFKALIEPLRTLFKDEIRLLGKELGLPDYLVYRQPFPGPGLAIRIIGEVTEEKLNILREADAIWRSELENSGIKKELSQYFAVLTGNKSVGVMGDFRTYDYTLALRAVKTSDFMTADWVRIPYEILDKVSSKIINEVSGINRIVYDITSKPPATIEWE, encoded by the coding sequence ATGAACACTGATGAAAGAATTTTAATTGTAGATTTCGGCGGACAGTATAATCAGCTTATTGCCAGACGGGTAAGAGAACTTAATGTTTATTCTGAAATTGTAAATTATAAAAACGCTATTAGTGCAGCAGCGGAAAATAAACCTGTAGGTATTATTTTTACGGGAGGGCCTAACAGCGTTTATGAAAAAGATGCTCCTAAACCGGATAAAAAAATATTTGATATGGGAATTCCGATTTTGGGAATTTGTTACGGTATGCAGGTTATGGCCGATTGTTTGGGCGGAAGTGTGGAAAAAGCTTTAAAAAACGAATTCGGAAAAACGGAAACAATATTTAACCTCAGCCATCCGCTTTTTAAAAACATAAAACAAAATTCTGCCGTATGGATGAGTCATATCGACAGTGCAGCAAATCTTCCGTCCGGATTTATTCCTATTGCGGAAACATTAAATACAAAAAATGCCGCAATGGCAAATGACGTAAAAAAATTATACGGTATCCAGTTTCATGCCGAAGTTGAACATACGGAAGAGGGGAAAAAAATCATTGAAAACTTTTTATCCATTTGCGGTGCCAAACGCAGTTGGAATATGAAAAGCTTTTTAAATGATGCCGTTAAAGAAGTACAAGATACGGCAAAGGACGGAAAAATTCTTCTTGCTCTTTCGGGAGGTGTAGACTCTTCCGTTTTGGCGGCTCTTTTAAATAAAGCCGTAGGAAAAAATTTAACTTGTATTTTTGTAGACCACGGACTTATGCGGAAAAATGAAGGCGATGAGGTTGAAACCGTTTTTGCAAATTCCGAAATGAATTTTATAAGGGTGAATGCAAAGAAGCGTTTTTTAGATAAATTAAGGAGCGTAACGGAACCTGAAAAAAAACGCAAAATAATCGGAGAAGAATTTATCCGCGTTTTTGAAGAAGAAGCGAAAAAACTTGGAACAATCGATTTTTTAGCGCAGGGAACAATCTATGCGGATATTGTGGAAAGCGGAATAAACGGTTCGGCCGTAATAAAAAGCCACCACAACGTGGGAGGACTCCCTGAAAACATAGGTTTTAAGGCTTTAATTGAACCATTACGTACCCTGTTTAAAGATGAAATAAGACTTTTAGGAAAAGAACTCGGGCTTCCTGATTATCTTGTATACCGCCAACCCTTTCCGGGGCCCGGTCTTGCAATAAGAATTATAGGAGAGGTTACGGAAGAAAAACTGAACATTTTGCGGGAAGCCGACGCAATTTGGCGCAGCGAACTTGAAAATAGCGGCATAAAAAAAGAGTTAAGCCAATACTTTGCCGTTTTAACCGGAAACAAAAGCGTAGGTGTAATGGGAGACTTCAGAACTTACGATTATACCTTGGCATTGCGCGCCGTAAAAACCTCGGATTTTATGACCGCAGATTGGGTTCGCATTCCTTATGAAATTCTCGATAAGGTTTCTTCTAAAAT